Genomic window (Loxodonta africana isolate mLoxAfr1 chromosome 25, mLoxAfr1.hap2, whole genome shotgun sequence):
AGGCGTGGGCTCCGAGAACAGAGCATCGTCCTCGTCCTGCTGGATGGTGTCAGGGGCAGGCAGCTTCCTCTCAGGCTCGGTGGGGCCAGCCTCCCTAGGTGGGCTGGCGGATGCTTGCATGAGCAGAGGTCTCTCGTGCTCAGCCCCCAGGCTAGAGAGGTCGCATGGCTCCTGCCGTGGGCCGCTGGGCCACTCAGCCTGGGTCTCCCTGTCCTTCAGGGCAGGCTCCTGCCGATGGCAGGCAGGCACAACCTTCTCCCCCTTCTCCATAGACTTGATCTGGCTGGGGGTCAGAGACTGGAACTCTGCCTCAGGCCCATCACCCCGGGACCGCTCAGCATTGATCTTCCAGAAGGTGGCTTCCTCCTCCTTCCGCAAGGCCCCCAGGACTTCTGGGACAGGTTGCTTGTTGCCCTGGGAGGACTTGAGGGCCTGAGTGGCATTGCCCAGGTCTTGGACTGACAAAGAGGAGATGCTGAACTCCATCTGACTCTGGCAGAGGGGGAGCAGGGGAGAGAAGAGACAAGAGAGCAATCCTTACAATCAGTCAGTGGTAAGAGCCCTGATGCTCACACACTTCCTCCCCAGCACGCGCACCAGCAACGACACTACTTAGATCATCTCGGTTATTGTTCTCCGTTTGCTGGAAATGACTCTCTGTCCCGGTGGTAAGTTTCACAACTGCCACCATACCTGAAGCACACTAAAGCTGGGGTATCCAGGCCCTTCCAGCCCCAGGTCCCACGAGCCATACCAACAGTGAAGGGTCTCTGCTTGGCAGGCAGAGTGTGCTCACCTGtctgctcatggtgaccccagcgCCTTCCTAAGAGAGctgaggaggaagggaaggatgcCTGCCTCTTTCACCCAGTACAGTAGCCAAGCTGGTCCGCACCTCAACATGACCGCActgaaaaccagttgccaaccaatctactccaactcatggcgactccatgcgtgtcagagtagaatcagagatggattacccaataagcaaggtatgcacaggcttgtgtttatttactaatctgtagtgcacaattccaCATGGGTTTCTGATTCCATGCATATTTTATGAGGGTAGagttgttcttttgtgcatattATCTGGGGCACTGCTTTGTCACTTCATCATAAGTATCATCCATATTGCTGCATAATCTTCATaaccattattttttcttttttattgtgctttaggtgaaggtttatagagcaaattagttcctcattaaacaattaatacacatattgtttcatgacattggctgccaaccccacgacatgtcaacaccctcccttctcaacctcgggttccccatttccattcatccagctttcctatcccctcctgccttcttgtccttgcccctgggctggtgtgcctatttagtcgcATATatatggttgaactacatgtgttattgtttgttttacaggcctatctaatcttgggctgaaaggtgaacttcaggagtgatttcagtactgagttaaaacggtgtccaggggccatattctcggggtttcccccgtttctgtcagatcagtaagtctggtcttttttgtgtgtgtgttagaattttgttctacatttatgtCCAGCTCTGTTTGGAACACTCTATGGTGACCCTGTCAGAGTAGCTGGtggtggtagcccagcaccatctagttgtgctggattcagtctaggggaggctgtggtagatgtggtccatcagtcctttggtctaatctttcctttgtgcctatggttttcttcattctcccttgctccagatggggtaggaccagtagacttagatggccactcacaagcttttaaggccccagatgctactgatCAAAGtatgatgtagaacattttctttatcaactatgttatgccagttgagctagatgtcccctgtcTAACCATTGCTTTTAATGGATGCAAAATATTTCATTGAGCAGCTGTCTCACTATCTACTTGAACATCTTTTTATTATTGGACAATTTAGTGCTTCTGATCTTTGTTGTTATAATTCAAGTTATGACAAACGTCTCCTCTATTTTGGGTTAATTTTTTCAGTAAGATTTCCAGAAGTGATATTATAAACCAAAATAGAAAAGATTTAAACCTTTCTGTTTAAACCCTTCCTGGGCGCAGattaggtcagcagttcgagtccaccagccgctccttgggaaccctatgcggcagttagttttactctgtcctatagggtcactatgagtcggaactaacttgatggcaatgggctttgttttttttgtttgtttgtttgggagcAGATTTGCTTTCTAGGGGCTGCCGTGATTCTAATGCCATCAGCTGTCTATCAGAGCAGCATTTTTTGTCACTGAATCCACGTTAGCACTAGGCATAACAATCTAAAAGTATGCAAACTCAGTATCCAAAACATGGCTCTTTCTTACTTTAATAAGTGGTCAAGTCTTTACAAACAATGGCACTCCTCCAGGATTCTCACCGATGGGCCAAAACATTTGTGAGGGCAAGCACGAAAAATATTGCTTTTCCTGTAAAAACTGTCGGCCCCGGAAGAGCTGCCACATTCTAGCAGTCTCAAACCTAAGGCCCATCATTTCTGTGATGGCTAGAGGGCTCCCTCCATGTCTCAGAGGCAAGATGGTGAGGCCACAAAGGACTCCAAGTTTAAATCACAGCCCAGGCTGCCTGGAAATTCAATGTTACAAGAAAGAAAACCCAAGGAAAGATATCTGGCTTTGCCAGTTGCTGTGGTTACAAACAGACGTGGGTTCCCGTGTGCAGGTTCTGCACCAGACCCTTACTATCtgcattctacagatgaggacagAGGTCTGGCTGATGAAGTGGCAGACCCTGGGTCACTCGTCCATCAGGACATCTGGAGTCGGGATTTCCATTCGATGGCCTGACTCAAAGCCTGACAACTGCACTCATGGCCCTGAGGTTGGGTCTGAAGCCATGCTGGGCATCACTGGTATATAAGAGCCAGGTGCCACCAGATGTAATGTCAATCTAAACAGCTGATGGCCTTTGCACATAGTAGAGTTTTGATAAGTATCTCAATAatctaatgtgatttttaaaGGACTGTGTCTGAGTGAACCTGTCTGAATACTCTCCAAATTCTACAAAGGAATACAGAGACTGTGGGCAGGGAGACTGTGGTTTCTTTAAATATACAAATTGTTAAAAATAGCTCAGAGGTGGGGCCCCAAGATTCTGAGAACAGATTTGACTTTGATTTGGAAATTGTAGTATCAGGGAAGCACTCAGCACTGAGCACTTCATCCAACCCCAGGCTTTTTTAAGATCAGCAATTTCTCTTCGCTTAGAAGCTTCTGGAAGGAGGGGCTGAACATTTTGTCTATGTAGAGGGCAGCAATGGGCCGAGTGGCAATGCTGGGGACAGAAGGCAGTCACAGTGGCTCCAAGAGTGATTCGGGGCCACTGCTGAACTCGGCAGCACTTAGCTGGACATGGCATCCTCAAACAGAATGACAGATGGCTCCCGTCTCCTCCTGGTAACAGATATCTGGTTAGAAGAGGGTCAtgctgagagaagcagctacctGCTGCTGTGGCTCCAGCGTGGATATGAGGAAAACAGGAATGCAAGAAGAAAAAGTGCTAGCGTATTTGCTTCTAGGGCTTTCCTACCATGTacatattgtttttaattttgcaaataaaataaagctacagtCTCCTTTTACGAACAGTTCTCTTTGATCACCATGTCCTGTGCCCACCTCCCCTCACCCGGAAGGAAAAGGGTTTGTTTGTTATCTAGTATTCCTAAAAACTTGTTGGGAAGGGAGGAGTGGGATGGTGGGAGAAGAGGTAGAAATGCTCTTTTGTTCTGCCTAGATATGATTTTACTCAGCTCCAAGGACCCCAGGAACTCTAACAAAAATGGACTCTAACAGGGCCAGGTGAGGCGTCGGGGAGAACACACTGCACCCCAGGGCTGCAGTCTACCAGAGAACTCCTTCAGCCCTATGGGGCTGTCTACAATGGCACAGACCACAGGGAGCCGTTGGAAGCACAAGGACAGAATGAAAGTGACTTCATGCCCACTTCATGTTCCTTTTGCCTTTTCCAAATACACCTTATTGCTTTTTTGCTTCTGCGACACTACACTACCCCTGGGATTTCCTCCCTACTGACCGCTCCTCCTTCCCTACCAGCCGGGGGCAGCCCCAGGGTTCTCTTCACTGTACCTAAAGGATATCAGTTATCATCCAATGTTTGGGAGCCACAGATTCACCCCCAACTAGGAGCTCCTTGCTGAGCCCCAGACCTATAGATAACCCTGCCAGGATGTTTAAAAGGTACCTCAGCTCACCAGTCCAAAACTAAAGTCACATTCTTCCCCTCAAACCTACTCTTCCTCAGTAAATGGCAAAGCTGTCCACCAACTGccaacccccaaacccagggGTCATCCTTGACTCTTCCCCCTGCCCCGTTAATCAGCAAACCTTCGCAATTCTTCCTCGTCAATACATTCTGTTTGGcccatttctcttcttcctcacTCTGGTCACCCTAGCTCATGTGTCACCTACAGCTGCCTCCCAGCTGgcctctctgcctccatcttgcTTCCCTCTAGGCCGTTCTCCAGACAGCAGCTAGAGAGTGACCTTTTACCACACCAATCTGACATGTCATGTCCCAGCCTGGAATAGCCCCAAGAGGTGGGGTCTGTCCCCCGCCCCTTCAACCTGTGCTGGTCTGTGGCACTCTTTGACCAATAACAGAACAAGGCAGACATGATTCTGGGCCATTTGGCCTGGCCTTGAAGAGGCCAAATTGCTTCTGCTCTCCCATTTGGAAGCCAGCCAGGTCAGGGAACTGCCACCCCCTACCTGGAACATTGTGCCATGAGGccctcagcccagcccagcctgctCCCAGTCCTCAGCCAAGGTGCCTGGCCTCCTACTCACTGTTGACAACTGCACTGGTCACCCCCGCCCCAGCCCACTGACCTGGACAGCTCTTCTTCTGTCAGCACCCACAGCCCTGCATCTCCACACAGCGGCAGACCAGGTGTGCAGAAATGGCCTCCCCTATGGGGCTCTAAGTCCCACGAGGCAGGGCTGTCTCTCATCTC
Coding sequences:
- the C25H1orf198 gene encoding uncharacterized protein C1orf198 homolog — protein: MASMAAAIAASRSAVMNGNRPLDDKERKRFTYFSSLSPMARKIMQDKEKIREKYGPEWERLPPAQQDEIIDRHLVGPHVQARYAAHRAGARDPAPGLPGPRGPTGQKIVHFGDEDITWQDEHSAPFSWETRSQMEFSISSLSVQDLGNATQALKSSQGNKQPVPEVLGALRKEEEATFWKINAERSRGDGPEAEFQSLTPSQIKSMEKGEKVVPACHRQEPALKDRETQAEWPSGPRQEPCDLSSLGAEHERPLLMQASASPPREAGPTEPERKLPAPDTIQQDEDDALFSEPTPTQVSSSSVVLKTGFDFLDNW